From a region of the Helianthus annuus cultivar XRQ/B chromosome 5, HanXRQr2.0-SUNRISE, whole genome shotgun sequence genome:
- the LOC110941549 gene encoding ACT domain-containing protein ACR8-like has protein sequence MKYIVFHAMIDTTENDAYLEFFIRHTERTAISSEAKKQRVNLCFKTAIERRASGGIRLELCNDDKPGLLAEVTRAFRENVLNVTRAEISMTKGKAENIFYLTDAHGNHVDSKNIESVRQRIRLDYLRVKELPLAFRNNEKGGNVKGGAVLLHPQRSSCLLKNNYSV, from the exons ATGAAATATATTGTCTTTCATGCCATGATCGACACCACAGAAAACGACGCTTATTTG GAATTTTTTATTAGACATACGGAACGGACCGCAATAAGTTCAGAAGCCAAAAAGCAACGTGTGAATCTATGCTTCAAAACCGCCATCGAGAGAAGAGCATCTGGGGGCATTAGGCTGGAGTTATGCAATGACGATAAACCAGGACTATTAGCCGAAGTGACACGAGCATTCAGAGAGAACGTGCTAAATGTTACAAGAGCTGAAATATCTATGACAAAGGGCAAAGCGGAGAACATATTCTACTTGACGGATGCACATGGAAACCACGTTGATTCAAAAAACATAGAATCGGTTCGACAAAGAATCCGATTAGATTACTTGAGAGTAAAGGAATTACCATTAGCATTTAGGAATAATGAAAAGGGAGGGAATGTGAAGGGCGGGGCAGTGTTGTTACATCCTCAAAGAAGCAGCTGCTTATTAAAGAACAATTATAGTGTATAG
- the LOC110941548 gene encoding uncharacterized protein LOC110941548, whose protein sequence is MKSITLRHHSGDASTTGKTKRLATGVMQSITTLLILCARRAVIASRKLKNNSRDSPVIQRPKKLIANISNKAITMRHRKRRTGGDDSGGGFEHDGLWQREILMGDKCQPLDFSGVIYYDRDGKRTDEFPMRSPRASPLPGYVAKFDWVPPVDR, encoded by the coding sequence ATGAAGAGCATCACCTTACGTCATCATTCCGGCGACGCCTCCACCACCGGAAAAACCAAACGTCTCGCCACCGGCGTGATGCAATCAATCACAACTCTATTAATCCTCTGCGCCAGACGAGCAGTTATCGCTTCTCGAAAGCTAAAAAACAACTCACGTGATTCTCCGGTGATCCAACGGCCAAAAAAGCTGATCGCCAACATCAGCAACAAGGCGATCACGATGCGCCACCGCAAACGAAGAACCGGCGGAGACGACAGCGGTGGTGGTTTTGAACACGACGGTTTATGGCAACGGGAGATTCTGATGGGAGATAAATGTCAGCCGTTGGATTTTTCCGGTGTGATTTATTATGATCGAGATGGAAAGCGGACGGATGAGTTTCCCATGCGTTCTCCACGTGCCAGTCCGCTTCCGGGTTACGTGGCGAAGTTTGATTGGGTGCCTCCAGTTGATCGGTAA